The following proteins come from a genomic window of Populus nigra chromosome 6, ddPopNigr1.1, whole genome shotgun sequence:
- the LOC133697901 gene encoding staphylococcal-like nuclease CAN2: MGNALRFLYGHCCEPTTAGDSDSLGPDGVSAATVGVSALSLDLFHFEITSQVPEGLDKHVVSSKKAQANWYRKLLEAWKEAKPPPETPEEVARLVIQTLKRHQKADVEGLLAFYGLQLPHTLAQVSAGGPTSLPQGVKFEMQTLPVDPKAVADGDTITVYVSTTDTRESSSVPGEVHMAAVQRSKARAERNYGKADALQKKIVEAGYRVINVQNEEILARKYRIRLRGIDAPESSMPYGKEAKEELANLVQGKCLRVFVYGEDRYRRCVGDIYCNGMFVQEVMLKKGLAWHYTAYDKRRELETWEKEARAKRVGLWASSNPEMPWEWRKDRREGRQHGPN; the protein is encoded by the exons ATGGGAAATGCTTTGAGGTTCCTCTATGGGCATTGCTGCGAACCAACAACAGCTGGGGACTCTGATTCATTGGGACCCGACGGTGTATCAGCCGCAACAGTTGGTGTTTCGGCTCTTTCCCTTGATTTGTTTCACTTTGAAATCACCTCCCAA gtCCCAGAAGGACTTGATAAGCATGTGGTCTCGTCCAAGAAGGCTCAAGCTAATTG GTATAGAAAGTTGTTGGAGGCATGGAAAGAAGCAAAACCCCCACCAGAAACACCCGAAGAAGTTGCTAGGCTTGTTATTCAGACCTTGAAGAGACACCAAAAGGCAGATGTTGAG GGTTTATTGGCTTTCTACGGTCTCCAACTTCCGCATACTCTTGCTCAAGTTTCTGCTGGGGGACCAACATCATTGCCTCAAGGGGTCAAGTTCGAGATGCAAACTTTACCA GTGGATCCAAAAGCTGTAGCTGATGGAGATACCATAACAGTTTATGTTAGCACGACCGACACCAGGGAGTCATCTTCTGTTCCAGGGGAAGTTCATATGGCCGCTGTTCAAAGATCAAAAGCTCGTGCGGAGAGGAACTATGGGAAGGCAGAtgcacttcaaaaaaaaattgttgaagcaGGATATCG GGTGATTAATGTTCAAAATGAGGAGATTCTTGCTCGAAAGTATCGCATTCGATTAAG GGGCATAGATGCACCTGAGAGTTCAATGCCATATGGGAAAGAGGCGAAAGAGGAGCTAGCTAATCTTGTTCAGGGCAAGTGTTTGAGAGTCTTTGTCTATGGAGAAGATCGTTATCGCCGCTGTGTAGGTGATATATATTGCAATGGAATGTTTGTACAG GAAGTAATGCTCAAGAAGGGTCTTGCATGGCATTATACTGCATATGATAAACGCCGGGAACTAGAAACA TGGGAAAAGGAGGCTCGAGCAAAGCGTGTAGGGTTATGGGCTTCATCAAACCCCGAGATGCCATGGGAATGGAGAAAGGACAGACGTGAAGGCAGACAGCACGGACCTAATTAA